From a single Pelmatolapia mariae isolate MD_Pm_ZW linkage group LG20, Pm_UMD_F_2, whole genome shotgun sequence genomic region:
- the avpr2aa gene encoding vasopressin V2 receptor isoform X1 — MESISLETDWDRLGLSALDPTGRNNFSSSFISELNSFNTSHSGGSFFGIFPENGSNSTPRTFPQPRVRDMGLARAEIAVLAVVLALTTLGNSFVLWVLLRRRKHNAPMHIFMVNLCVADLVVAFFQVLPQLIWDITERFQGPDLLCRSIKYLQIVGMFASSYMIVAMTVDRHHAICCPLQAYRGGAVSRWNTPVMVAWGLALVLSIPQVFIFSRSEVAPGEFECWGHFAELWGLKAYVTWMTVAVFLLPALIITICQIRIFREIHNNIYLKSERMVMAEMKKNEILFRFHSFRKEDERSRERGRRASGGGGWDGRGGQLFKVANNNPHNNTPNSQVGECYDYVPPDIQCNSCHGEHVTTTRTTAHQQTVNGSDCQEPYTNSPRCSLDYAPPHRPATPPPSITKAMSKTVRMTLVIVLVYTICWSPFFIVQLWAAWDPDPPDQGVAFTILMLLASLNSCTNPWIYTAFSSSVSRELQNLLHCGSRSGRRGSLPDDSTTTHTSTTKDSLY, encoded by the exons ATGGAAAGCATCAGTTTGGAAACGGACTGGGATAGGTTAGGCCTCTCCGCTCTGGACCCCACAGGAAGAAACAACTTCTCTTCCTCGTTTATTTCTGAACTGAACTCATTCAACACGTCTCACAGTGGGGGATCCTTCTTTGGCATCTTTCCCGAGAATGGCTCCAATAGCACACCTCGCACCTTTCCCCAGCCCAGGGTGAGGGATATGGGCTTGGCCCGGGCTGAGATTGCAGTGCTTGCGGTGGTGCTGGCTCTTACCACCTTGGGGAACAGCTTTGTGTTGTGGGTGCTTCTGAGGCGGAGGAAGCACAATGCGCCGATGCACATATTCATGGTCAACCTGTGTGTGGCTGACCTGGTGGTGGCTTTCTTTCAG GTTCTTCCCCAGCTAATATGGGACATTACAGAGAGGTTTCAAGGGCCGGATTTGCTATGCCGGTCCATCAAGTATTTGCAGATTGTTGGCATGTTTGCTTCCTCCTATATGATAGTTGCCATGACAGTAGACCGGCACCATGCCATCTGCTGCCCGTTGCAGGCCTACCGAGGGGGCGCAGTGTCCCGCTGGAACACTCCTGTCATGGTGGCCTGGGGCCTGGCACTGGTCCTCAGCATACCGCAG GTGTTCATCTTCTCCCGCTCAGAAGTGGCTCCCGGCGAGTTCGAGTGCTGGGGTCACTTTGCTGAGCTGTGGGGGCTGAAAGCCTACGTCACCTGGATGACGGTAGCTGTCTTCCTCCTACCCGCCCTCATCATTACCATCTGTCAG ataAGAATCTTCCGCGAGATTCACAACAACATCTACCTGAAGTCAGAGAGGATGGTGATGgctgagatgaagaaaaacgAAATCCTCTTCCGCTTTCACAGCTTTAGGAAGGAAGACGAGCGATccagagagagggggagacgGGCGTCTGGAGGAGGAGGCTGGGATGGAAGAGGAGGACAACTCTTCAAGGTTGCAAATAACAACCCCCACAATAACACACCCAACAGCCAAGTGGGAGAATGTTATGACTATGTACCACCTGATATTCAGTGTAACAGTTGCCACGGGGAACATGTgacaacaacaagaacaacagcGCATCAGCAAACAGTGAACGGCTCAGATTGCCAGGAGCCCTACACCAACTCTCCTCGCTGCTCCCTTGATTATGCTCCCCCTCACCGCCCCGCCACCCCACCTCCAAGTATCACTAAAGCCATGTCAAAGACGGTGAGGATGACCCTGGTCATTGTGCTGGTGTATACTATCTGCTGGTCACCTTTCTTCATTGTCCAGCTGTGGGCAGCCTGGGATCCAGACCCTCCAGACCAAG GAGTGGCCTTCACTATCCTGATGCTGCTGGCCAGTCTGAACTCGTGCACCAACCCATGGATCTACACGGCTTTCTCCAGCAGCGTGTCAAGAGAGCTGCAAAATCTGCTCCACTGTGGGTCAAGATCTGGACGCCGGGGCTCCCTGCCTGACGACTCTACCACCACACACACCTCcaccaccaaggacagcctgtACTGA
- the avpr2aa gene encoding vasopressin V2 receptor isoform X2: MESISLETDWDRLGLSALDPTGRNNFSSSFISELNSFNTSHSGGSFFGIFPENGSNSTPRTFPQPRVRDMGLARAEIAVLAVVLALTTLGNSFVLWVLLRRRKHNAPMHIFMVNLCVADLVVAFFQAYRGGAVSRWNTPVMVAWGLALVLSIPQVFIFSRSEVAPGEFECWGHFAELWGLKAYVTWMTVAVFLLPALIITICQIRIFREIHNNIYLKSERMVMAEMKKNEILFRFHSFRKEDERSRERGRRASGGGGWDGRGGQLFKVANNNPHNNTPNSQVGECYDYVPPDIQCNSCHGEHVTTTRTTAHQQTVNGSDCQEPYTNSPRCSLDYAPPHRPATPPPSITKAMSKTVRMTLVIVLVYTICWSPFFIVQLWAAWDPDPPDQGVAFTILMLLASLNSCTNPWIYTAFSSSVSRELQNLLHCGSRSGRRGSLPDDSTTTHTSTTKDSLY; this comes from the exons ATGGAAAGCATCAGTTTGGAAACGGACTGGGATAGGTTAGGCCTCTCCGCTCTGGACCCCACAGGAAGAAACAACTTCTCTTCCTCGTTTATTTCTGAACTGAACTCATTCAACACGTCTCACAGTGGGGGATCCTTCTTTGGCATCTTTCCCGAGAATGGCTCCAATAGCACACCTCGCACCTTTCCCCAGCCCAGGGTGAGGGATATGGGCTTGGCCCGGGCTGAGATTGCAGTGCTTGCGGTGGTGCTGGCTCTTACCACCTTGGGGAACAGCTTTGTGTTGTGGGTGCTTCTGAGGCGGAGGAAGCACAATGCGCCGATGCACATATTCATGGTCAACCTGTGTGTGGCTGACCTGGTGGTGGCTTTCTTTCAG GCCTACCGAGGGGGCGCAGTGTCCCGCTGGAACACTCCTGTCATGGTGGCCTGGGGCCTGGCACTGGTCCTCAGCATACCGCAG GTGTTCATCTTCTCCCGCTCAGAAGTGGCTCCCGGCGAGTTCGAGTGCTGGGGTCACTTTGCTGAGCTGTGGGGGCTGAAAGCCTACGTCACCTGGATGACGGTAGCTGTCTTCCTCCTACCCGCCCTCATCATTACCATCTGTCAG ataAGAATCTTCCGCGAGATTCACAACAACATCTACCTGAAGTCAGAGAGGATGGTGATGgctgagatgaagaaaaacgAAATCCTCTTCCGCTTTCACAGCTTTAGGAAGGAAGACGAGCGATccagagagagggggagacgGGCGTCTGGAGGAGGAGGCTGGGATGGAAGAGGAGGACAACTCTTCAAGGTTGCAAATAACAACCCCCACAATAACACACCCAACAGCCAAGTGGGAGAATGTTATGACTATGTACCACCTGATATTCAGTGTAACAGTTGCCACGGGGAACATGTgacaacaacaagaacaacagcGCATCAGCAAACAGTGAACGGCTCAGATTGCCAGGAGCCCTACACCAACTCTCCTCGCTGCTCCCTTGATTATGCTCCCCCTCACCGCCCCGCCACCCCACCTCCAAGTATCACTAAAGCCATGTCAAAGACGGTGAGGATGACCCTGGTCATTGTGCTGGTGTATACTATCTGCTGGTCACCTTTCTTCATTGTCCAGCTGTGGGCAGCCTGGGATCCAGACCCTCCAGACCAAG GAGTGGCCTTCACTATCCTGATGCTGCTGGCCAGTCTGAACTCGTGCACCAACCCATGGATCTACACGGCTTTCTCCAGCAGCGTGTCAAGAGAGCTGCAAAATCTGCTCCACTGTGGGTCAAGATCTGGACGCCGGGGCTCCCTGCCTGACGACTCTACCACCACACACACCTCcaccaccaaggacagcctgtACTGA